The following proteins are encoded in a genomic region of Drosophila willistoni isolate 14030-0811.24 chromosome 3R, UCI_dwil_1.1, whole genome shotgun sequence:
- the LOC6651636 gene encoding protein BCL9 homolog isoform X4 codes for MSTSTPGSRSPPQAETGNGSGNSPNPKTSQSTLSPDQAKTMPVGSMSGSDETNGKSGSASSNIKDNTMASGNTNISGSADGTAAMSSSGAGSGTSAPMLRQNSSSSVNSMAGLAASPNTNATPNEHSNPNPMGETDMAQQEQELAKKICANEEDTAEKTVNKAKTSISGAGSGSTSCTGSGASVAIKEEPPDILGGLVNLKKEDNLSPNMSPVGFGSIGGTSGSAQDRSVTPGKVKMEVIPGNPSSEKTQLTMGLSSDDIGLGQLGSDMMRGPHGLNASHGPGQGSIQVPPGGGPSGNFMPSGSGSGLGMGNCLDYMQQQNHIFVFSTQLANKGAESVLSGQFQTIIAYHCTQPATKSFLEDFFMKNPMKMNKLQRQNPLGMPWMGGVGAGPGTGAGGAASSCTSGPNMGSKILQQPQQKPQGGSGPKSHFNPSDNNKRNTIGNAAPGSGGSFADQNDPLVNENDLMCWEGGSGSGNGGPGSGGNPASRNNLEVGNVTNEAQAMKLLEAAGVDIGQGHSQGQGQGKCNDLGLGLSQHDSNIISLQGVKVPDENLTPQQRQHREEQLAKLKKMNQFLFPEHDSGVGGQMIGMPGAGGVGGAINPQMRQMHMKQEHMTGSGPGSGQGPGSGPGAVPGLGDDVLLPGDVMAEIGSVMSCNGPKNSLPGAGPVVGTGGTINSNMPAPNGNLLANSPPDLLGPFGNTSCGVGIMGQGGQGPNAGSDIPKDGSMPPQGGMAQMEWSKIQQQFFEERLKGGKTRSMAGQQQPGPGSNTANQGPAQATNAQGMRGANVQGPPPPYHPTQRSASVPIAIQSPNPSSPNNLSLPSPRTAAAGLGLPSIASPSMDSSMGPSSTNNTSTSGPPNATSKNCFQTDAPSPSNPNSNPNQMPNANRNRSGGSTGPVMNHMNSNPSTPLSHMSPKELDNFNQPTANAGDNSLKGARPSPQRPRSPVNHLIEPGNMEGRFASSSPGLNFNPHPHMQSNANTAMNAYKGPGPGQGPVPSSNMPMERQNSGPAQFGRRADNMPLNPNGGQRPPQNKMAQNFDPISSLAQMSQQLTSCVGSPAGAGAMSGMMGGGPAGSVDMNLEHAMLPGMEPTGMDPMNAPGNCHPGMNPLMNSMGGQRMMNPKMCPGGQPGQFNPNAANGGIRDGLGAGPGPGPGPGPGQGPNFHGILPPGARMMGRMPVNFGPNFNPNIQVKASTPNTIQYMPVRPQNSGGNPGNNNNGNGNNGGGNIRMPPSLEFLQRYANPQMAGGVGVGPESGGGVGGMMQVGGGVGPGPMMMNSPSEQQQNKMVNNPGAGPGGGNGMNFFQNCNQVGGMEDEVSGGPLGVGGVGLPGHDMGMVPGMVGQSPMIRGMRPHGMRQHPVGMGMGQRLQAPVGMNRQQVQQFPHAGTPDGLDCGGDPSAMFGGAPGPGSAMFAASQQQQQQQQQQQQQQQQQQQQQQQQQQQQQQQQQQQGGQPKLQHMKSMPGHGPGPGPGPGPGQGQPIMGPNNNNMNTGGGPPNGASGVNFVGPSSNDLKYAQQYHSFQQQLYATNTRSQQQQHQQMQQQGNMIAMPPNLSPNPAFFVNK; via the exons ATGTCCACAAGCACGCCAGGCAGCCGTAGCCCGCCCCAGGCCGAAACTGGGAACGGGAGCGGCAATTCGCCTAATCCCAAAACTAGCCAATCCACACTATCACCAG ACCAAGCAAAAACAATGCCTGTAGGATCGATGTCGGGATCAGATGAAACGAATGGAAAAAGTGGTTCTGCGAGTAGTAATATTAAGGATAATACAATGGCAAGTggaaatacaaatatttccGGCTCGGCCGATGGGACTGCGGCAATGTCATCGTCAGGAGCTGGGAGTGGAACGTCGGCACCAATGCTAAGACAGAATTCATCGAGCAGCGTTAATTCGATGGCTGGACTAGCTGCTTCCCCAAACACTAATGCCACCCCTAACGAGCATTCAAATCCAAATCCCATGGGTGAAACCGACATGGCTCAGCAAGAGCAAGAGCTGGCAAAGAAGATCTGTGCCAATGAAGAAGACACGG CAGAGAAGACTGTGAATAAAGCAAAGACTTCGATTTCTGGAGCTGGATCTGGATCAACTTCGTGCACGGGATCCGGAGCATCCGTTGCTATCAAAGAGGAACCGCCCGATATTCTAGGCGGCCTAGTGAATTTAAAAAAGGAGGATAATCTGTCGCCAAATATGTCACCAGTGGGATTTGGATCGATTGGTGGAACATCTGGATCGGCCCAGGACAGATCAGTCACACCAGGTAAAG TGAAAATGGAGGTAATTCCCGGTAATCCCAGCAGCGAAAAGACGCAATTAACCATGGGCCTGAGCAGTGATGATATTGGCCTCGGCCAACTAGGATCGGACATGATGA GGGGACCTCATGGACTGAATGCGTCACACGGCCCCGGGCAGGGCTCGATTCAAGTTCCACCAGGAGGTGGTCCATCGGGAAACTTCATGCCATCGGGCTCTGGTTCTGGCTTGGGCATGGGTAACTGTTTGGATTACATGCAGCAGCAAAATCATATATTTGTCTTCTCCACTCAACTGGCGAACAAAGGGGCTGAATCGGTACTAAGCGGTCAATTTCAGACTATTATTGCCTATCACTGCACTCAACCAGCGACAAAGAGTTTTCTTGAGGACTTCTTCATGAAAAACCCAATGAAGATGAATAAGCTGCAGCGGCAAAACCCTCTGGGCATGCCGTGGATGGGAGGAGTTGGAGCCGGACCTGGAACAGGAGCAGGAGGAGCCGCATCCAGCTGTACGTCTGGGCCTAATATGGGTTCAAAGATCCTTCAGCAGCCGCAACAGAAACCACAAGGTGGCTCAGGACCGAAATCACACTTTAATCCATCTGATAACAATAAACGGAACACAATTGGAAATGCTGCTCCTGGATCGGGCGGCTCCTTCGCCGATCAGAACGACCCTTTGGTAAATGAGAATGATCTAATGTGCTGGGAGGGCGGCAGCGGTAGCGGAAACGGTGGTCCCGGGAGCGGAGGAAATCCAGCCAGTCGTAATAATCTCGAGGTTGGAAACGTTACGAATGAGGCGCAGGCCATGAAACTATTAGAGGCAGCTGGCGTTGACATAGGACAAGGACATAGTCAAGGACAAGGACAGGGCAAGTGCAACGATCTGGGTCTCGGCCTGTCCCAGCATGACAGCAACATCATTTCCCTTCAGGGCGTCAAAGTGCCGGATGAAAATTTGACGCCGCAACAGCGACAGCATCGAGAGGAGCAGTTGGCCAAACTCAAGAAGATGaatcaatttttgtttccGGAGCACGATAGTGGAGTTGGCGGCCAGATGATAGGAATGCCTGGTGCGGGTGGTGTGGGTGGCGCAATAAATCCCCAAATGCGACAAATGCATATGAAGCAAGAGCACATGACGGGGTCAGGACCGGGATCAGGTCAAGGACCCGGCTCAGGCCCGGGAGCTGTGCCAGGATTGGGTGACGATGTGCTCCTTCCAGGAGACGTAATGGCTGAAATAGGATCTGTTATGTCGTGCAATGGTCCAAAGAACAGCCTGCCCGGTGCAGGACCAGTAGTTGGAACAGGGGGAACGATCAATAGTAACATGCCAGCTCCAAACGGCAATTTGCTGGCAAATTCACCACCCGACCTGCTAGGTCCGTTTGGGAACACGAGCTGCGGCGTGGGAATCATGGGACAGGGAGGACAGGGTCCAAACGCCGGATCGGATATCCCCAAAGACGGCTCCATGCCCCCGCAAGGTGGAATGGCCCAGATGGAATGGTCGAAAATTCAGCAACAGTTCTTCGAGGAGCGCCTTAAAGGGGGCAAGACTAGATCGATGGCGGGGCAGCAGCAACCTGGACCAGGCAGCAATACGGCGAATCAGGGACCCGCACAGGCCACCAATGCACAAGGCATGAGAGGGGCCAATGTGCAAGGACCTCCTCCACCGTATCATCCCACTCAGCGATCCGCCTCGGTACCGATTGCCATACAATCGCCAAATCCCTCCAGTCCCAACAATCTGTCTCTGCCCTCTCCCCGCACTGCTGCAGCTGGGTTGGGACTACCATCAATTGCCTCGCCCAGCATGGACTCCAGTATGGGTCCGTCATCAACAAACAACACATCCACATCTGGTCCTCCTAACGCCACATCGAAAAACTGTTTTCAAACAGATGCACCGTCCCCCTCGAATCCGAATTCGAATCCAAATCAAATGCCGAACGCAAATCGGAATCGAAGTGGGGGCAGCACCGGACCCGTCATGAATCACATGAACAGCAATCCCAGTACACCACTCTCTCACATGTCGCCCAAGGAGTTGGACAACTTTAACCAGCCCACAGCCAACGCAG GAGACAACAGCTTAAAGGGTGCACGGCCCAGCCCACAGCGCCCACGTTCCCCAGTTAACCACCTAATTGAACCAGGCAATATGGAAGGGCGGTTTGCATCATCCAGTCCTGGTCTAAATTTCAATCCGCATCCACATATGCAAAGCAATGCGAACACTGCCATGAATGCCTATAAAGGACCTGGACCGGGACAGGGACCGGTACCCAGTTCCAATATGCCGATGGAG cGTCAAAACTCCGGTCCTGCTCAATTTGGGCGACGAGCCGATAATATGCCGTTGAATCCGAATGGTGGTCAGCGTCCACCACAAAATAAGATGGCACAGAACTTCGATCCCATTTCATCGCTGGCCCAAATGTCGCAACAGTTGACAAGTTGTGTGGGCAGTCCGGCCGGTGCCGGGGCAATGAGTGGTATGATGGGTGGTGGTCCAGCTGGATCGGTGGACATGAACCTGGAGCATGCAATGCTGCCGGGGATGGAGCCCACCGGCATGGATCCCATGAACGCGCCCGGCAACTGCCATCCGGGTATGAATCCTCTGATGAATTCAATGGGTGGCCAACGAATGATGAATCCGAAGATGTGTCCCGGTGGTCAACCTGGCCAATTTAATCCAAATGCTGCCAATGGTGGAATCCGTGATGGCCTGGGCGCCGGGCCAGGTCCCGGGCCGGGTCCAGGGCCTGGACAAGGACCGAATTTTCATGGGATCCTGCCACCCGGTGCTCGCATGATGGGACGCATGCCGGTCAACTTTGGCCCGAACTTCAACCCAAATATACAGGTTAAGGCAAGTACACCGAACACCATCCAGTACATGCCGGTTCGGCCGCAGAATAGCGGTGGAAACCCCGGTAACAACAATAACGGCAACGGCAATAATGGAGGCGGAAACATACGGATGCCGCCGAGTCTGGAGTTTCTTCAGCGTTACGCTAATCCCCAGATGGCTGGCGGTGTGGGTGTTGGCCCCGAATCAGGTGGCGGCGTCGGTGGCATGATGCAAGTTGGAGGCGGTGTCGGTCCCGGGCCAATGATGATGAACTCGCCCAGTgaacagcaacaaaacaagATGGTCAATAACCCAGGTGCTGGGCCAGGAGGTGGTAACGGCATGAATTTCTTCCAAAATTGCAACCAAGTGGGTGGAATGGAGGATGAGGTGTCGGGAGGACCATTGGGAGTTGGCGGTGTTGGTTTGCCAGGACACGACATGGGAATGGTACCCGGAATGGTTGGTCAGTCGCCCATGATTCGAGGCATGCGTCCACATGGCATGCGACAGCACCCtgtgggaatgggaatgggtcAGCGTCTTCAGGCACCTGTCGGTATGAACAGGCAACAGGTGCAGCAATTTCCCCATGCTGGCACACCGGATGGCCTAGATTGCGGTGGTGATCCGTCAGCCATGTTCGGTGGAGCTCCTGGTCCTGGCTCAGCGATGTTCGCTGCatctcaacaacaacaacaacagcaacaacaacaacaacaacaacaacaacaacaacaacaacaacaacaacaacaacaacaacaacagcaacaacagcagcagcaacagggTGGCCAACCGAAACTCCAACATATGAAATCAATGCCAGGACATGGACCCGGTCCAGGGCCTGGGCCTGGGCCTGGTCAGGGTCAGCCGATTATGGGTCCGAACAATAATAACATGAACACTGGCGGCGGACCACCGAATGGAGCATCCGGTGTGAATTTTGTTGGGCCATCGTCCAACGATCTGAAGTATGCCCAGCAATACCATAGCTTCCAGCAGCAACTGTACGCCACAAATACCCGgagtcagcagcagcagcatcagcagatGCAGCAGCAGGGCAACATGATTGCTATGCCCCCCAACTTGTCTCCCAATCCAGCATTCTTTGTGAATAAGTAG
- the LOC6651636 gene encoding protein BCL9 homolog isoform X1 has translation MSTSTPGSRSPPQAETGNGSGNSPNPKTSQSTLSPDQAKTMPVGSMSGSDETNGKSGSASSNIKDNTMASGNTNISGSADGTAAMSSSGAGSGTSAPMLRQNSSSSVNSMAGLAASPNTNATPNEHSNPNPMGETDMAQQEQELAKKICANEEDTAEKTVNKAKTSISGAGSGSTSCTGSGASVAIKEEPPDILGGLVNLKKEDNLSPNMSPVGFGSIGGTSGSAQDRSVTPGKVKMEVIPGNPSSEKTQLTMGLSSDDIGLGQLGSDMMSESSNNSNAPVPSGNVSAGGPHGLNASHGPGQGSIQVPPGGGPSGNFMPSGSGSGLGMGNCLDYMQQQNHIFVFSTQLANKGAESVLSGQFQTIIAYHCTQPATKSFLEDFFMKNPMKMNKLQRQNPLGMPWMGGVGAGPGTGAGGAASSCTSGPNMGSKILQQPQQKPQGGSGPKSHFNPSDNNKRNTIGNAAPGSGGSFADQNDPLVNENDLMCWEGGSGSGNGGPGSGGNPASRNNLEVGNVTNEAQAMKLLEAAGVDIGQGHSQGQGQGKCNDLGLGLSQHDSNIISLQGVKVPDENLTPQQRQHREEQLAKLKKMNQFLFPEHDSGVGGQMIGMPGAGGVGGAINPQMRQMHMKQEHMTGSGPGSGQGPGSGPGAVPGLGDDVLLPGDVMAEIGSVMSCNGPKNSLPGAGPVVGTGGTINSNMPAPNGNLLANSPPDLLGPFGNTSCGVGIMGQGGQGPNAGSDIPKDGSMPPQGGMAQMEWSKIQQQFFEERLKGGKTRSMAGQQQPGPGSNTANQGPAQATNAQGMRGANVQGPPPPYHPTQRSASVPIAIQSPNPSSPNNLSLPSPRTAAAGLGLPSIASPSMDSSMGPSSTNNTSTSGPPNATSKNCFQTDAPSPSNPNSNPNQMPNANRNRSGGSTGPVMNHMNSNPSTPLSHMSPKELDNFNQPTANAGDNSLKGARPSPQRPRSPVNHLIEPGNMEGRFASSSPGLNFNPHPHMQSNANTAMNAYKGPGPGQGPVPSSNMPMERQNSGPAQFGRRADNMPLNPNGGQRPPQNKMAQNFDPISSLAQMSQQLTSCVGSPAGAGAMSGMMGGGPAGSVDMNLEHAMLPGMEPTGMDPMNAPGNCHPGMNPLMNSMGGQRMMNPKMCPGGQPGQFNPNAANGGIRDGLGAGPGPGPGPGPGQGPNFHGILPPGARMMGRMPVNFGPNFNPNIQVKASTPNTIQYMPVRPQNSGGNPGNNNNGNGNNGGGNIRMPPSLEFLQRYANPQMAGGVGVGPESGGGVGGMMQVGGGVGPGPMMMNSPSEQQQNKMVNNPGAGPGGGNGMNFFQNCNQVGGMEDEVSGGPLGVGGVGLPGHDMGMVPGMVGQSPMIRGMRPHGMRQHPVGMGMGQRLQAPVGMNRQQVQQFPHAGTPDGLDCGGDPSAMFGGAPGPGSAMFAASQQQQQQQQQQQQQQQQQQQQQQQQQQQQQQQQQQQGGQPKLQHMKSMPGHGPGPGPGPGPGQGQPIMGPNNNNMNTGGGPPNGASGVNFVGPSSNDLKYAQQYHSFQQQLYATNTRSQQQQHQQMQQQGNMIAMPPNLSPNPAFFVNK, from the exons ATGTCCACAAGCACGCCAGGCAGCCGTAGCCCGCCCCAGGCCGAAACTGGGAACGGGAGCGGCAATTCGCCTAATCCCAAAACTAGCCAATCCACACTATCACCAG ACCAAGCAAAAACAATGCCTGTAGGATCGATGTCGGGATCAGATGAAACGAATGGAAAAAGTGGTTCTGCGAGTAGTAATATTAAGGATAATACAATGGCAAGTggaaatacaaatatttccGGCTCGGCCGATGGGACTGCGGCAATGTCATCGTCAGGAGCTGGGAGTGGAACGTCGGCACCAATGCTAAGACAGAATTCATCGAGCAGCGTTAATTCGATGGCTGGACTAGCTGCTTCCCCAAACACTAATGCCACCCCTAACGAGCATTCAAATCCAAATCCCATGGGTGAAACCGACATGGCTCAGCAAGAGCAAGAGCTGGCAAAGAAGATCTGTGCCAATGAAGAAGACACGG CAGAGAAGACTGTGAATAAAGCAAAGACTTCGATTTCTGGAGCTGGATCTGGATCAACTTCGTGCACGGGATCCGGAGCATCCGTTGCTATCAAAGAGGAACCGCCCGATATTCTAGGCGGCCTAGTGAATTTAAAAAAGGAGGATAATCTGTCGCCAAATATGTCACCAGTGGGATTTGGATCGATTGGTGGAACATCTGGATCGGCCCAGGACAGATCAGTCACACCAGGTAAAG TGAAAATGGAGGTAATTCCCGGTAATCCCAGCAGCGAAAAGACGCAATTAACCATGGGCCTGAGCAGTGATGATATTGGCCTCGGCCAACTAGGATCGGACATGATGAGTGAGTCCTCGAACAATAGTAATGCTCCAGTTCCAAGTGGCAATGTATCTGCAGGGGGACCTCATGGACTGAATGCGTCACACGGCCCCGGGCAGGGCTCGATTCAAGTTCCACCAGGAGGTGGTCCATCGGGAAACTTCATGCCATCGGGCTCTGGTTCTGGCTTGGGCATGGGTAACTGTTTGGATTACATGCAGCAGCAAAATCATATATTTGTCTTCTCCACTCAACTGGCGAACAAAGGGGCTGAATCGGTACTAAGCGGTCAATTTCAGACTATTATTGCCTATCACTGCACTCAACCAGCGACAAAGAGTTTTCTTGAGGACTTCTTCATGAAAAACCCAATGAAGATGAATAAGCTGCAGCGGCAAAACCCTCTGGGCATGCCGTGGATGGGAGGAGTTGGAGCCGGACCTGGAACAGGAGCAGGAGGAGCCGCATCCAGCTGTACGTCTGGGCCTAATATGGGTTCAAAGATCCTTCAGCAGCCGCAACAGAAACCACAAGGTGGCTCAGGACCGAAATCACACTTTAATCCATCTGATAACAATAAACGGAACACAATTGGAAATGCTGCTCCTGGATCGGGCGGCTCCTTCGCCGATCAGAACGACCCTTTGGTAAATGAGAATGATCTAATGTGCTGGGAGGGCGGCAGCGGTAGCGGAAACGGTGGTCCCGGGAGCGGAGGAAATCCAGCCAGTCGTAATAATCTCGAGGTTGGAAACGTTACGAATGAGGCGCAGGCCATGAAACTATTAGAGGCAGCTGGCGTTGACATAGGACAAGGACATAGTCAAGGACAAGGACAGGGCAAGTGCAACGATCTGGGTCTCGGCCTGTCCCAGCATGACAGCAACATCATTTCCCTTCAGGGCGTCAAAGTGCCGGATGAAAATTTGACGCCGCAACAGCGACAGCATCGAGAGGAGCAGTTGGCCAAACTCAAGAAGATGaatcaatttttgtttccGGAGCACGATAGTGGAGTTGGCGGCCAGATGATAGGAATGCCTGGTGCGGGTGGTGTGGGTGGCGCAATAAATCCCCAAATGCGACAAATGCATATGAAGCAAGAGCACATGACGGGGTCAGGACCGGGATCAGGTCAAGGACCCGGCTCAGGCCCGGGAGCTGTGCCAGGATTGGGTGACGATGTGCTCCTTCCAGGAGACGTAATGGCTGAAATAGGATCTGTTATGTCGTGCAATGGTCCAAAGAACAGCCTGCCCGGTGCAGGACCAGTAGTTGGAACAGGGGGAACGATCAATAGTAACATGCCAGCTCCAAACGGCAATTTGCTGGCAAATTCACCACCCGACCTGCTAGGTCCGTTTGGGAACACGAGCTGCGGCGTGGGAATCATGGGACAGGGAGGACAGGGTCCAAACGCCGGATCGGATATCCCCAAAGACGGCTCCATGCCCCCGCAAGGTGGAATGGCCCAGATGGAATGGTCGAAAATTCAGCAACAGTTCTTCGAGGAGCGCCTTAAAGGGGGCAAGACTAGATCGATGGCGGGGCAGCAGCAACCTGGACCAGGCAGCAATACGGCGAATCAGGGACCCGCACAGGCCACCAATGCACAAGGCATGAGAGGGGCCAATGTGCAAGGACCTCCTCCACCGTATCATCCCACTCAGCGATCCGCCTCGGTACCGATTGCCATACAATCGCCAAATCCCTCCAGTCCCAACAATCTGTCTCTGCCCTCTCCCCGCACTGCTGCAGCTGGGTTGGGACTACCATCAATTGCCTCGCCCAGCATGGACTCCAGTATGGGTCCGTCATCAACAAACAACACATCCACATCTGGTCCTCCTAACGCCACATCGAAAAACTGTTTTCAAACAGATGCACCGTCCCCCTCGAATCCGAATTCGAATCCAAATCAAATGCCGAACGCAAATCGGAATCGAAGTGGGGGCAGCACCGGACCCGTCATGAATCACATGAACAGCAATCCCAGTACACCACTCTCTCACATGTCGCCCAAGGAGTTGGACAACTTTAACCAGCCCACAGCCAACGCAG GAGACAACAGCTTAAAGGGTGCACGGCCCAGCCCACAGCGCCCACGTTCCCCAGTTAACCACCTAATTGAACCAGGCAATATGGAAGGGCGGTTTGCATCATCCAGTCCTGGTCTAAATTTCAATCCGCATCCACATATGCAAAGCAATGCGAACACTGCCATGAATGCCTATAAAGGACCTGGACCGGGACAGGGACCGGTACCCAGTTCCAATATGCCGATGGAG cGTCAAAACTCCGGTCCTGCTCAATTTGGGCGACGAGCCGATAATATGCCGTTGAATCCGAATGGTGGTCAGCGTCCACCACAAAATAAGATGGCACAGAACTTCGATCCCATTTCATCGCTGGCCCAAATGTCGCAACAGTTGACAAGTTGTGTGGGCAGTCCGGCCGGTGCCGGGGCAATGAGTGGTATGATGGGTGGTGGTCCAGCTGGATCGGTGGACATGAACCTGGAGCATGCAATGCTGCCGGGGATGGAGCCCACCGGCATGGATCCCATGAACGCGCCCGGCAACTGCCATCCGGGTATGAATCCTCTGATGAATTCAATGGGTGGCCAACGAATGATGAATCCGAAGATGTGTCCCGGTGGTCAACCTGGCCAATTTAATCCAAATGCTGCCAATGGTGGAATCCGTGATGGCCTGGGCGCCGGGCCAGGTCCCGGGCCGGGTCCAGGGCCTGGACAAGGACCGAATTTTCATGGGATCCTGCCACCCGGTGCTCGCATGATGGGACGCATGCCGGTCAACTTTGGCCCGAACTTCAACCCAAATATACAGGTTAAGGCAAGTACACCGAACACCATCCAGTACATGCCGGTTCGGCCGCAGAATAGCGGTGGAAACCCCGGTAACAACAATAACGGCAACGGCAATAATGGAGGCGGAAACATACGGATGCCGCCGAGTCTGGAGTTTCTTCAGCGTTACGCTAATCCCCAGATGGCTGGCGGTGTGGGTGTTGGCCCCGAATCAGGTGGCGGCGTCGGTGGCATGATGCAAGTTGGAGGCGGTGTCGGTCCCGGGCCAATGATGATGAACTCGCCCAGTgaacagcaacaaaacaagATGGTCAATAACCCAGGTGCTGGGCCAGGAGGTGGTAACGGCATGAATTTCTTCCAAAATTGCAACCAAGTGGGTGGAATGGAGGATGAGGTGTCGGGAGGACCATTGGGAGTTGGCGGTGTTGGTTTGCCAGGACACGACATGGGAATGGTACCCGGAATGGTTGGTCAGTCGCCCATGATTCGAGGCATGCGTCCACATGGCATGCGACAGCACCCtgtgggaatgggaatgggtcAGCGTCTTCAGGCACCTGTCGGTATGAACAGGCAACAGGTGCAGCAATTTCCCCATGCTGGCACACCGGATGGCCTAGATTGCGGTGGTGATCCGTCAGCCATGTTCGGTGGAGCTCCTGGTCCTGGCTCAGCGATGTTCGCTGCatctcaacaacaacaacaacagcaacaacaacaacaacaacaacaacaacaacaacaacaacaacaacaacaacaacaacaacaacagcaacaacagcagcagcaacagggTGGCCAACCGAAACTCCAACATATGAAATCAATGCCAGGACATGGACCCGGTCCAGGGCCTGGGCCTGGGCCTGGTCAGGGTCAGCCGATTATGGGTCCGAACAATAATAACATGAACACTGGCGGCGGACCACCGAATGGAGCATCCGGTGTGAATTTTGTTGGGCCATCGTCCAACGATCTGAAGTATGCCCAGCAATACCATAGCTTCCAGCAGCAACTGTACGCCACAAATACCCGgagtcagcagcagcagcatcagcagatGCAGCAGCAGGGCAACATGATTGCTATGCCCCCCAACTTGTCTCCCAATCCAGCATTCTTTGTGAATAAGTAG